In the genome of Theropithecus gelada isolate Dixy chromosome 19, Tgel_1.0, whole genome shotgun sequence, the window AGGGGGCTGTGCTAAAACCTAAATCATAACATGTCACTCTTCAAAGCCCTCCCAGGGGCTGGgtacggtagctcatgcctgtaatcctagcacttttgtggtgcagaggttgcggtgagctgagatcgcaccactgcactccagcctggcaacagagcaagactccatctcaaaaaaaaaaaaaaaaaagaaaagaaaagaaaagaaaatgtctgttAGGCATCCAGCTGGTGATtcacaaggcgggtggatcacttgacgtcaggagttcgagaccagcctggccaacacagtgaaaacccatttctactaaaaatacaaacaaagcaaaaacaacaacaacaaaaaattagccaggcatggtggtgcacacctgtaatctcagctacttggtaggttctggcagaagaatcgcttgagctcaggagttggagattgcagtgaagcgagatcatgccactgcactccagcctgggcgacagagcgagactctgtctcaaaaaataaataaatacaaattagaaaatacaaaaattaggctgcgtgcgatggctcatgcctgtaatcccagcactttgggaggccaagaggggtggatcgcctgagctcaggagttccagaccacccagggcaacatggtgaaatcctgtctctactaaaaatacaaaaaaaattaaccaggtgtggtggcgcatgcctctagtcccagctacttaggaggatgacgcaggagaatcgctggagccccagcagcgaaggttgcagtgagccaagattacaccactgcactccagcttgggttacagagtaagactccatcccccccaccaaaaaaaagtagctgggcatggtggcgcatgcttgtaatcctagctacttgggaggctgaggcaagaagatcacttgaacccaggagacagagatcgtgctactacactccaatctgggtgacagagcgagattccatctcaaacaaacaaaagaaaatcctcCCATGCCCCCCGCCATCTCAGTGTAGAAAGTAAAAccccggccaggcacggtggctcacgcctgtaatgccagcactttggaaggtcgaggcgggtggatcattcgaggtcaggagtttgagaccaggttggccaacatggcgaaacctggtctctactaaaaatacaaaagtcagctgggcatggtggtgggtgcctgtaatcctagcaactcgggaggctgaggcaggagaattgcttcaactcgggaggcagaggttgcagtgagctgagatcgcaccattgcactccagcctgagcaacagagcaaggctatgtctcaaaagaaaaaaaaaaaaaaagattttttttttccttgggaaCAAAAGGTTTCATTCACTGATGTATCCTATGTGGCTTAAGCAGTGTCTGATACATAAACATTCAATGTAATATTTGGTGCACTAATAAATGAGCAAAATCATGCCAATGACTCGTTATCCCTTTAAGTTGTGAATTAGGTCGAAAACGCATCTGTCTCCAGCTCAAATGATCAGGAGAAGTCCCTTATTTCAAATCATTATTTCTAAAAGTCCTAACTTCCCTTCCCCAGTATTcgttttgatttcttttgtttcgttttgagatggagtcttactcttcgctcaggctggaagtgtgcagtggtgcaatctcggctcactgcaacctccgtctcccgggttcaagcgattctccggcctcagcctcccaagtagctggaattacaggggccggacactacgtctggctaatttttgtatttttggtagacatggggtttcaccacaatggccaggctggtctcaaactcctgacctcaggtgatctgcccgcctcggcctcccaaagtgctgggatttacaaacctgagccaccgcgcccggcctcccccaGTATTCGTAAAATCGCTGCCCCTTAACATTCACTTCAATAGGACTAATTATCTAGGACCCCCCTCCGTTAtcgtttaaaatatgtttttcataattaaaaaattttttttttttgtagagacgggggtctcgctatgttgcctagagTAGTCTCGAAACTCCTGTGTTCTAGCGATGCTCCCGCCTTGGCCTactaaaatgctgggatcacaggcatgagtccccGCGCCCAGCCCAGCGCGTTATCTCATAAAGCTGTCCCCTCTCCCGAAGTCACGATGCGTCAAAGGCCCCACGCCCGTTCTCAAACCCATCAGGAGAAAAGCAGGACGCTCCATCCCTAAAACATCTGCCCCGTCCCCCACCCCCCTCTCTGCTCAAACCTTCCCACCCTCAATCGGTCAAAATTTCCACCCTCAACCTCCTTCCCGCCGCCTAAGCCTAGCCCGGCCTCACATGATGGTCACTAAGCTCTCCGTTCACTCCCGTTTCCTCCGCGTTGCTGCAGCCTGAGGCGAGAGAGGCGGGACTTCCTCTTCCTGCGACCCACTTCCTTTGGCGCCTGCGCAAAGCCAACCAGTAAGTGGAGGCGTGGCCTGTTGCCATAGCATTGCCCACCAACGGTGcacaatgaaagaataaaagccTCGGATAGGGGTTCGAGGCCAGTCAGAACCACACGGGGCAGATGTTTATGACAATGAAGACAAAAGGAAAGGCGGTCTGATTCAAACCGTTTCGTTGAAGAATGGTACAGGTTGAAGGAGGGAAATGACAAACTATTTCCAAATGCCCGCCGGCCGTGACTTCGGGGGCGCGGCCTCCGTTGAAGCCAATCCGCTCCTCGCTTCGGAGACAGGCAGCGCCCCTCTTCCCTCTGGGACGGGTTATTGACGTATCTACTGATCTTTCCGACCCTGCGCCACCAATCCCCTGCCTACATCCGGGAGGGGCATGGACCTGCGCCCGAGAGATTGAATATTTTCCACGATCAAACGCTGCTCATTGGCTTTCCCCCTCCGCTAAGGCGGAGCCTATCTCTTTTGCGCTCCCTTTTGGGTCGTGCCATTCTCAGAAGAACCAACCCCAATACCCAAGGGAGACCGGGAGGCGTGTCCTCAGGACCGTAGCTCTTACTGGTTTCGCTGCTTGCTGTGGGGTGGGCAGGTGCAGCCGCTGCTGTTGCTTATTGGCCCACTGATTCCATGGGGTGGAACTTGGCTGGGCCTAAGCTCAATCGTGGTCTGGTACAGGTTTCAGGGCAAAGCTGCCATGCGTTCCGGGGGCCGCGGGCGGCCCCGCCTGCGGCTAGGGGAACGTGGCGTTATGGAGCCACTCTTGCCGCCGAAGCGCCGCCTGCTACCGCGGGTTCGGCTCTTGCCCCTGTTGCTGGCGCTGGCCGTGGGCTCGACGTTCTACACCATTTGGAGCGGCTGGCACCGCAGGACTGAGGAGCTGCCGCTGGGCCAGGAGCTGCGGGTGAGGCTGGGCGGGGACCCGGGCACCGCGGGGACCCTCATTCCCTCCCCGCTGTTACCCAGGGTTGACTTGGCTTTAGCGTACGGCCCTAACCGCAGATGCCACAGTCTTCGTCATCTGAGCGCATGACCCTTACCAAAGGAATAAGGCTTCGGGCTGGTTTTACAACAGTAGCTTCCTTTTATGAGGAAAGGTCTGAAATAGTAAGACGAGGGGGTTCAGGGTTCTACGCCTTTAGTCAACTATTTGGAAGagtcccttcctccatctcccctctctctcactgGGCCTCGATTTCCCCATCAAGTTTGAGGTAGGCTGGACCGGATGGTCTTGGAAGGACTTTTCCTGAGCCTTGGATTTATCCTAGAAGTCTCCGATGCTGGAGGCCGCAAATTAGAAAGAGGACCTGGGGCTGCTTGTGGGTGACGGCGCCCGGGGTAGGGATGAAATGGGGGGTTGCTCTCATTCTTCCCTTCCCTATCCCACCTCCTTCCCAAGGTCCCGTTGATCGGAAGCCTTCCCGAAGCCCGGCTGCGGAGGGTGGTGGGACAACTGGACCCACAGCGTCTCTGGGGCACTTATCTGCGCCCCCTGCTGGTTGTGCGAACCCCAGGCAGCCCGGGAAATCTCCAAGTCAGAAAGGTAAAGGGACCCACCTCCAGTCCCTGACCCCCTAGCCCTCCAGGGAATGGGAAATAAGCATCCTGTTCAAGATCCCAAAGGAGCTAAGAGGAGGAACTGGGGCGCTGACTGGAGTTAATCGGACTCTAGACTCCCATGCTGAAAACAAACCACCAGGCTGTACTGCCCCCCTTAATGCCCCCACCAAAagcttactgtgtgctaggcataGGCAACAGACAGCCCTTTAAGGTGGGTACCAATATGATCTTCATTAtgcagatggggaaattgaggctcagagaggttatacACATTGCACAAATCCTACAGATTATAAATAGTAGACCTTAGCctggtgcactggctcatgcctgtaatcccagcactttgggaagccaaggtgggggaATCATCTGAGAACTTCGAGActagcctagtcaacatagtgagacccaatgTTTAGAAAATCATAGACCTAGAGTTGAACCCAAGCAGGTTGGCTCCAACCTGGTGCTGTAATGTGAGTCatttaaaggccaggcacagcggctcacacctgtaatcctagcactttgggaggtcaagacaggcagatcacttgaggtcaggaatttgagaccagcctggccaacatggtgaaaccccatctctactaaaaatacaaaattagccaggcgtggtggtgggtaactgtagtcgcagctacttgggaggctgaggcacgagaatcacttgaacccaggaggcggaggcttcagtaagctgagattgctccactgcaccccagcatgggtgacagagcaagactccatctcaaaaaaaaaaaaaaaaagagtcatttaAATACTGCCTGAGTCCCAGTGCGACCTCATCCACTTAGATTGTGACCTtggacttgtttcttttttcttttcttttctttttttgagacggagtctcacactgtcgcttgggttggagtgcagtggcgcaatctcggctcacggcaacctccacttaccaggttcaagtgattctcctgcctcaacctcctgagtagctgggattacaggtgcccgccaccacgtctggctaatttttttgtatttttagtagagacggggtttcactatgttgaccaggctggtgttgaacgcctgacctcgtgatccacctgcctcagacccccaaagttctgggattacaggcgtgagccaccgcgccccgcccgaactagtttcttaacctctctgagcccatttcctcatctgcaaaatgggatcaTGTATCGGCAGTCCCTCCCCTTTATGGTTCCGAGAAGACAGCTTAGCACACAGTGAGAGCTATTTAAGGGTAAGCTGTGATGAGTCTTGTTGGCTTCAAGAGGCGGGGTCACCCCAACATCTGGCACCCAGTAGGTACTCACCAGGACTATCAAGGGAATGATTTTAATCACAGTaggggactgggcacagtggctcacacctatagtcccagcactttgggaggccgaggcaggcagatcacttgaggtcaggaatttgataccaggctggccaacattgtgaaacctcatctcttctaaaaatacaaaaaatagccaggtgttgtggggggcgcctgtaaccccagctactcgggaggctgagtcaggagaatcacttgaagccaggaggcggaggttgcagtgagctgagatcgagccactgcactccagcctgggtgacagagcaagactccatctcaaaaagaaaaagaaaaaaagaggccaggcacggtggctcacgcctataatcccagcactttgggaggccgaagcaggcagatcacgaggtcaggagatcaagaccatcctggctgacacggtgaaaccccgtctctactaaaaatacaaaaaattagccgggcgtggtggcgggcacctgtagttccagctactcaggaggctgaggcaggagaatggcgtgaacccgggaggcggagcttgcagtgagccaagatcgcgccactacactcccttctgggtgacagagcgagactctgtctcaaaaaaaaaaaaaaaaagaaagaaaaagataaaaaagaaagaaatccattaAATCAGAGTGGGACTTTAGAGTCAACCCATCTGCTCTACATGGCTCAGGTCACGTGgcccttctccccacctcctccccagtcCCCGTCCACCCTCCCACCTCTCTCTTGCCGCTAGTTCCTGGAGGCCACGCTGCGGTCCCTGACAGCAGGTTGGCACGTGGAGCTGGATCCCTTCACAGCCTCGACGCCCCTGGGGCCAGTGGACTTTGGCAATGTGGTGGCCACGCTGGACCCGGGGGCTGCCCGTCACCTCACCCTTGCCTGCCATTATGACTCGAAGCTCTTCCCACCCGGATCGACCCCGTTTGTAGGGGCCACGGACTCGGCTGTGCCCTGTGCCCTGCTGCTGGAGCTGGCCCAGGCACTTGACCTGGAGCTGAGCAGGGCCAAAGAACAGGTAAGGAACAGGAGTTGGGGAGGGTAGTGGGCTACCTCCACCTTTTCCCAAGCCCCCACCTTACCTTTCCTGGACATTTGTCATCCCTCTCATCTTCCCACTCTACTCCGCTCACAGTGTCATAGggatctttttttccttttttgagacagagtttcactcttgctccccaggctggagtgcacatggcgggatcttggcttaccgcaacctctgcctctcgggttcaagcgattctcctgcctcagcctccctagtagctgggattacaggcatgtgccaccacacacagctaattttgtaattttagtggagacgtgctatctccatgttggtcaggctggtctcgaactcccaacctcaggtggtctgccctcctcggcctcccagagtgcggggattacaggcgtgagccaccacgcctggccatcacAGGGATCTTTTTACCTCCTAGATGTCAgattctctttcctctcccccAAACCCTCCCAGGGCTCCCGCCTCATTGCAAGCATAATCCAGAGTCCTTATACTGGCCCATGGGCTGTGCCCTGttacctctccagcctcatctcccaccCCTCACCTCTTGCTCACTCTGCTGTAGCCACCCCTACCTCCTCTGGATTCCTCAAACCCGCAGGGCTCACTCCCGCCTCAGAgcatttgcacttgctgtttGCTTTGGATAGAATGTGCTTTtctggccaggctcggtggctcacgcttggaatcccagcattttggaaggctgaggtgggtggatcacgaggtcagga includes:
- the QPCTL gene encoding glutaminyl-peptide cyclotransferase-like protein isoform X1, whose protein sequence is MRSGGRGRPRLRLGERGVMEPLLPPKRRLLPRVRLLPLLLALAVGSTFYTIWSGWHRRTEELPLGQELRVPLIGSLPEARLRRVVGQLDPQRLWGTYLRPLLVVRTPGSPGNLQVRKFLEATLRSLTAGWHVELDPFTASTPLGPVDFGNVVATLDPGAARHLTLACHYDSKLFPPGSTPFVGATDSAVPCALLLELAQALDLELSRAKEQAAPVTLQLLFLDGEEALKEWGPKDSLYGSRHLAQLMESIPHSPGPTRIQAIELFMLLDLLGAPNPTFYSHFPRTVRWFHRLRSIEKRLHRLNLLQSHPQEVMYFQPGEPFGSVEDDHIPFLRRGVPVLHLISTPFPAVWHTPADTEANLHPPTVHNLSRILAVFLAEYLGL